In Bacillus alveayuensis, one DNA window encodes the following:
- a CDS encoding Rrf2 family nitric oxide-sensitive transcriptional repressor (product_source=KO:K13771; cath_funfam=1.10.10.10; cog=COG1959; ko=KO:K13771; pfam=PF02082; superfamily=46785; tigrfam=TIGR00738) translates to MRLTNYTDYSLRVLIYIATKDQNELSNIKEIADIYGISKNHLMKVIYQLGKNGYIETIRGRNGGFRLARAPEEINIGEVVRNTEEDFQLVECFDPKCNHCIISPVCNLRHILHEALDAYLKVLDKYTLADIVTNKLELQDVFHQM, encoded by the coding sequence ATGCGGCTAACGAATTACACAGACTATTCATTGCGTGTTCTGATTTACATTGCAACAAAAGATCAAAATGAACTTTCGAATATTAAGGAGATTGCCGACATATATGGAATATCAAAAAACCATTTAATGAAGGTCATTTATCAGCTAGGAAAGAATGGGTATATTGAAACAATTCGTGGGAGAAACGGTGGTTTTCGCTTAGCCCGTGCTCCAGAAGAGATTAATATAGGAGAAGTGGTACGAAATACAGAAGAAGATTTTCAGCTCGTTGAATGTTTTGATCCAAAATGTAATCACTGTATTATTTCCCCAGTATGTAATTTACGTCACATTTTGCACGAAGCATTAGATGCTTATCTTAAGGTATTAGACAAATACACGCTAGCTGACATAGTCACCAATAAGCTCGAATTACAAGATGTATTTCATCAAATGTAG
- a CDS encoding glycerol-3-phosphate dehydrogenase (product_source=KO:K00111; cath_funfam=3.50.50.60; cog=COG0578; ko=KO:K00111; pfam=PF01266,PF16901; superfamily=51905) — MMNFSSLNREQMLNNMTKETYDVFVIGGGITGAGIALDAATRGMKVALCEMQDFAAGTSSRSTKLVHGGLRYLKQLEVKLVAEVGRERAIVYENGPHVTTPEWMLLPIHKGGTFGKFSTSIGLLVYDYLAAVKRSERRKMLNAEETLQKEPLLKKEGLKGGGYYVEYRTDDARLTIEVMKEAVTFGADAVNYAKVTDFIYENEKVVGVKVEDTITKKLYDIYAKKIINATGPWVDTLREKDHSKKGKQLQLTKGIHLVFDQSTFPLKQAIYFDTPDGRMVFAIPRDGKTYVGTTDTFYTGDTANPKMTFEDREYLLKAIHFMFPDLKITEDDVESSWAGVRPLIYEEGKDPSEISRKDEIWTSESGLITIAGGKLTGYRKMAEVVVDLVAKQLKEEEGREFSDCKTKHLPISGGHVGGSENLPHFMEEKIKEGMKIGLTEEEAQLLVKRYGSNVSELFKLVQSLKDEAAKRNVPASVLAQVEYSVVSEMAVSPVDFFVRRTSSLFFHINWTKTWKKAVCQYMADRLGWCEEQKLYYESELEQQIHDAVVPSDKSVDHAKNHSS, encoded by the coding sequence ATGATGAATTTCTCAAGCTTAAATCGTGAACAAATGTTAAACAATATGACAAAAGAAACGTATGACGTTTTTGTGATAGGTGGCGGAATAACTGGAGCAGGTATTGCTTTAGATGCCGCTACACGAGGCATGAAAGTAGCGCTATGTGAGATGCAAGATTTTGCAGCAGGCACTTCAAGTCGTTCGACGAAACTTGTTCACGGTGGTCTTCGTTATTTGAAGCAGTTAGAAGTAAAGCTCGTTGCCGAAGTCGGACGAGAGCGTGCGATTGTTTACGAAAATGGACCACATGTAACAACACCTGAGTGGATGCTTCTTCCAATCCATAAAGGAGGTACTTTTGGCAAATTTTCTACATCCATTGGTCTTCTTGTATATGACTATTTAGCAGCTGTGAAGCGAAGTGAACGTCGTAAAATGTTAAATGCAGAAGAAACGTTGCAAAAAGAACCGTTATTGAAAAAAGAAGGCTTAAAAGGCGGCGGCTATTATGTTGAGTATCGAACTGACGATGCTCGCCTTACGATTGAAGTGATGAAAGAGGCTGTTACATTTGGGGCGGATGCTGTGAACTATGCGAAAGTGACAGACTTTATTTATGAAAATGAAAAAGTTGTCGGAGTAAAAGTTGAAGATACGATCACGAAGAAATTATACGATATTTACGCAAAGAAAATCATTAATGCCACTGGTCCATGGGTTGATACACTTCGTGAAAAAGATCATTCAAAAAAAGGGAAACAGCTGCAATTAACAAAAGGAATCCATTTAGTTTTTGACCAATCAACATTTCCGCTAAAGCAAGCTATTTACTTTGATACACCAGATGGTCGTATGGTATTTGCGATTCCACGTGATGGAAAAACTTATGTCGGCACGACAGATACATTTTACACAGGGGATACGGCCAATCCGAAAATGACCTTTGAAGACCGTGAATATTTATTGAAAGCAATTCATTTTATGTTCCCGGACTTAAAAATTACAGAAGATGACGTCGAATCAAGCTGGGCAGGAGTTCGTCCGTTAATATATGAAGAAGGAAAAGACCCTTCAGAAATTTCCCGCAAAGATGAAATTTGGACATCGGAGTCTGGACTCATTACGATTGCAGGAGGTAAATTAACTGGCTACCGTAAAATGGCAGAAGTCGTTGTTGATCTTGTTGCTAAACAATTAAAGGAGGAAGAGGGAAGAGAATTTTCAGACTGCAAAACGAAGCATCTTCCTATATCTGGAGGACATGTTGGCGGTTCAGAAAACTTGCCGCACTTTATGGAAGAAAAAATAAAAGAGGGGATGAAAATTGGCTTAACAGAAGAAGAGGCACAATTGCTAGTGAAACGATATGGTTCAAACGTCTCTGAATTATTTAAACTCGTTCAATCTTTAAAAGATGAAGCTGCTAAACGAAATGTTCCCGCTTCTGTTTTAGCTCAAGTGGAATATAGTGTAGTCTCAGAAATGGCGGTTTCACCAGTAGACTTCTTTGTAAGAAGAACTTCCTCCCTCTTCTTTCATATTAACTGGACAAAAACTTGGAAAAAAGCGGTTTGCCAATATATGGCCGATCGTCTAGGCTGGTGTGAAGAACAAAAGCTTTACTATGAAAGCGAGCTAGAACAACAAATACACGATGCGGTTGTACCTTCAGATAAAAGCGTCGATCATGCAAAAAATCATTCATCCTAA
- a CDS encoding putative nucleic-acid-binding Zn-ribbon protein (product_source=COG3478; cath_funfam=2.10.50.10; cog=COG3478; smart=SM00343; superfamily=57783), which produces MNENKCLKCGGVEFAEGTDFMPIKPLDKKFSMGLNKIYTFCLKCGEVVSTRIENPSQFKK; this is translated from the coding sequence GTGAACGAAAATAAATGCCTTAAGTGTGGCGGTGTTGAATTTGCTGAAGGCACTGATTTCATGCCAATTAAGCCATTAGATAAGAAATTTTCTATGGGATTAAATAAAATATATACTTTCTGTTTAAAATGTGGAGAAGTAGTCTCTACAAGAATCGAAAATCCAAGTCAATTTAAAAAGTAG
- a CDS encoding stage V sporulation protein R (product_source=KO:K06415; cog=COG2719; ko=KO:K06415; pfam=PF04293) → MMNADERKALQYAIEEITEVAKGLGLDFYPMRYEICPADIIYTFGAYGMPTRFSHWSFGKQFYKMKLQYDLGLSKIYELVINSDPCYAFLLDTNSLVQNKLIVAHVLAHCDFFKNNVRFSNTKRDMVESMAATAERIKNYEHQYGKQEVERFLDAVLSIQEHIDPSLLRSKLAWSMEDEDEEEAQKTSTPYDDLWSLDEKKIKEEPKRNKRKKFPPKPEKDVLLFIEEYSRELEDWQRDILTMMREEMLYFWPQLETKIMNEGWASYWHQRIMRELDLTTDEAIEYAKLNAGVVQPSRTSINPYYLGLKIFEDIEERYNNPSEELKKQGVKPGSGREKIFEVREIESDISFIRNYLTKELVLREDMYLFQKQGRDYKIVEKDWEAVRDQLVSMRVNGGFPYITVNDGDYLRNGELYLKHWYEGIELDIKYLEKVLPYIYQLWGRHVHMETVIENKPVVYSYDGKTVHRKYV, encoded by the coding sequence ATGATGAATGCTGATGAAAGAAAGGCTCTCCAATATGCCATTGAAGAAATTACTGAAGTCGCAAAAGGGCTCGGACTTGATTTTTATCCAATGCGTTATGAAATTTGTCCGGCTGATATTATTTATACATTTGGTGCATATGGAATGCCAACGCGTTTTTCTCATTGGAGCTTTGGGAAGCAATTTTACAAAATGAAGCTCCAATATGATCTTGGTTTGAGTAAAATTTATGAGCTTGTCATCAACTCAGACCCTTGTTATGCGTTTTTATTAGATACAAACTCACTTGTACAAAATAAATTAATTGTGGCACACGTGCTAGCCCATTGTGATTTCTTTAAAAATAATGTTCGTTTTAGTAATACAAAACGGGATATGGTTGAAAGTATGGCGGCGACCGCTGAAAGAATCAAGAATTATGAACACCAATATGGGAAACAAGAGGTTGAAAGGTTTTTAGATGCGGTGTTATCAATTCAAGAACATATTGATCCTTCCTTGCTCCGTTCAAAGCTGGCATGGAGTATGGAAGATGAGGACGAAGAAGAAGCACAGAAAACGTCAACACCATATGATGATTTATGGTCATTGGATGAAAAAAAGATAAAAGAAGAACCAAAAAGGAATAAAAGAAAAAAATTCCCACCTAAACCAGAGAAGGATGTCCTGCTCTTTATCGAAGAATATAGCCGTGAGCTTGAAGATTGGCAACGCGATATATTAACGATGATGCGAGAAGAAATGCTTTATTTTTGGCCACAGCTTGAAACGAAAATCATGAACGAAGGCTGGGCTTCGTATTGGCACCAGCGAATTATGCGCGAGCTTGATTTGACAACAGATGAAGCCATTGAGTATGCAAAGCTAAACGCGGGTGTTGTGCAGCCATCACGTACGAGTATTAATCCGTATTATTTAGGATTAAAAATTTTTGAAGACATTGAAGAGCGCTACAATAATCCATCTGAAGAGTTGAAAAAACAAGGGGTCAAACCAGGTTCAGGACGAGAAAAAATTTTTGAAGTGCGGGAAATTGAGTCAGACATTTCGTTTATCCGAAACTATTTAACAAAGGAATTAGTTTTACGAGAAGACATGTATTTGTTCCAGAAACAAGGACGTGATTATAAAATTGTCGAAAAAGATTGGGAAGCGGTTCGGGATCAGCTCGTCAGCATGCGTGTGAACGGGGGGTTCCCATATATAACGGTAAACGACGGAGATTATTTACGAAATGGTGAATTGTATTTAAAGCACTGGTATGAAGGCATTGAACTCGATATAAAATACCTTGAAAAAGTACTTCCATATATTTATCAGCTTTGGGGCCGCCACGTTCATATGGAAACCGTCATTGAAAACAAACCGGTTGTTTATAGTTATGATGGAAAAACCGTGCATCGGAAATATGTTTGA
- a CDS encoding hypothetical protein (product_source=Hypo-rule applied; pfam=PF14148; superfamily=101447), whose protein sequence is MNTVDYDKALYYTHRSQWDNLLILMVRTKDDLLSKKIEHFLHAYNFEHDYQVIEHKLYALLRYIDHALEQANVEEPMIILT, encoded by the coding sequence ATGAACACAGTTGATTATGATAAAGCATTATATTACACCCACCGATCTCAATGGGATAATTTGCTAATATTAATGGTAAGAACGAAAGACGATTTGCTATCAAAAAAAATTGAACATTTTTTACATGCTTACAATTTTGAGCATGATTATCAAGTGATTGAACATAAACTATATGCGTTACTACGTTATATTGACCATGCCTTAGAACAAGCTAATGTTGAAGAGCCAATGATTATTTTAACGTAA
- a CDS encoding phosphoglucomutase (product_source=KO:K01835; cath_funfam=3.30.310.50,3.40.120.10; cog=COG1109; ko=KO:K01835; pfam=PF00408,PF02878,PF02879,PF02880; superfamily=53738,55957), whose amino-acid sequence MNWKQNYERWKNAANLDSELKQQLDEIASHPKELEDSFYKNLEFGTGGMRGEIGPGTNRMNIYTIRKASQGLAQYIKSFGDEAKKRGVVIAYDSRHKSPEFAMEAAKTLATNGIQTYVFDELRPTPVLSFAVRHLKAFSGIVITASHNPPEYNGYKVYGEDGGQLPPKAADEVIAKVNEVKNELDVRVEDEETLKDKGLIKIVGKEIDNAYTEKLTTISLNPSLAKEVDVKVVFTPLHGTANKPVRRGLAALGYQNVTVVSEQELPDPNFSTVKSPNPEEHAAFELAIKEGNRIGADILIGTDPDADRLGVAVKNDKGEYVVLTGNQTGAILLHYILTEKKAKGILPENGVVLKTIVTSEIGRAIAKSFGLDTIDTLTGFKFIGEKIKEYEKTGKYQFQFGYEESYGYLIGDFARDKDAVQAAILAVEVCAYYKKKGMTMYEGLLEIFNQYGFYREGLKSLTLKGKDGAEQIQGILEHFRKQPPLEIASKKITVIEDYHTSKRNIVETNETETIELPKSNVLKYFLEDGSWFCIRPSGTEPKVKFYFAVKSDSFENSEKALERLTNAVMEKVNEILNTTAEKA is encoded by the coding sequence ATGAATTGGAAACAAAATTATGAACGATGGAAAAATGCCGCAAACTTAGATTCGGAACTAAAACAACAGCTAGACGAAATCGCAAGTCATCCTAAGGAGCTAGAGGATTCCTTTTATAAAAACTTAGAATTTGGAACTGGCGGTATGCGTGGTGAAATTGGACCAGGTACAAATCGGATGAACATTTATACAATCCGAAAAGCATCTCAAGGATTAGCTCAATACATAAAATCTTTTGGTGATGAGGCGAAAAAACGCGGTGTTGTGATTGCGTATGATTCTCGTCATAAATCTCCTGAATTTGCGATGGAAGCAGCGAAAACATTAGCGACAAACGGCATTCAAACATACGTGTTTGATGAGCTGCGTCCAACCCCTGTGCTTTCTTTTGCTGTCCGTCATTTAAAAGCGTTTTCGGGTATTGTCATTACCGCAAGTCATAATCCGCCTGAATATAATGGATATAAAGTATATGGTGAGGACGGTGGACAGCTTCCGCCAAAAGCAGCAGATGAAGTCATTGCCAAAGTTAATGAAGTAAAAAATGAACTTGATGTACGTGTAGAAGATGAGGAGACGTTAAAAGATAAAGGACTCATTAAAATCGTTGGTAAAGAAATTGATAACGCTTATACAGAAAAATTAACAACGATTTCCCTTAATCCGAGCTTAGCCAAAGAGGTAGACGTAAAGGTTGTTTTTACTCCATTACATGGAACTGCTAACAAGCCGGTACGGCGTGGATTGGCGGCACTTGGGTATCAGAACGTAACAGTTGTAAGTGAACAAGAGCTTCCAGATCCAAACTTTTCTACTGTCAAATCTCCAAATCCTGAGGAGCATGCCGCTTTTGAATTAGCTATTAAAGAAGGAAATCGAATTGGAGCTGATATTTTAATCGGGACAGATCCAGATGCTGACCGTCTTGGTGTAGCGGTGAAAAATGATAAAGGTGAGTATGTCGTATTAACTGGAAACCAAACAGGTGCGATTTTACTTCACTACATTCTTACGGAAAAGAAAGCAAAAGGCATCTTGCCTGAAAATGGTGTTGTTTTAAAAACGATCGTTACATCGGAGATTGGCCGTGCCATTGCCAAATCATTTGGACTTGATACAATCGATACATTAACTGGATTTAAATTTATCGGAGAAAAAATTAAAGAATATGAAAAAACGGGTAAATATCAATTCCAATTTGGTTATGAAGAAAGCTACGGATATTTAATTGGAGATTTTGCTCGGGATAAAGATGCGGTGCAGGCTGCAATTTTAGCTGTTGAAGTATGTGCCTATTATAAGAAAAAAGGCATGACGATGTACGAAGGTCTATTAGAAATTTTTAATCAATACGGTTTTTATCGTGAAGGCTTAAAATCTTTAACATTAAAAGGAAAAGACGGAGCTGAGCAAATTCAAGGTATTTTAGAACATTTCCGAAAGCAGCCTCCACTCGAAATAGCAAGCAAAAAAATAACTGTTATCGAAGACTATCACACGAGCAAGCGAAACATCGTTGAAACAAATGAAACGGAAACAATTGAACTGCCAAAATCAAATGTATTGAAATATTTCCTAGAAGACGGTTCTTGGTTCTGCATTCGCCCATCCGGTACAGAGCCAAAAGTAAAATTCTACTTTGCCGTTAAATCCGATTCCTTTGAAAATAGCGAAAAAGCGTTAGAGCGACTAACAAATGCCGTCATGGAAAAAGTAAACGAAATATTAAACACAACAGCTGAAAAAGCGTAA
- a CDS encoding chromate transporter (product_source=KO:K07240; cog=COG2059; ko=KO:K07240; pfam=PF02417; tigrfam=TIGR00937; transmembrane_helix_parts=Inside_1_74,TMhelix_75_97,Outside_98_106,TMhelix_107_129,Inside_130_149,TMhelix_150_172,Outside_173_191,TMhelix_192_211,Inside_212_223,TMhelix_224_243,Outside_244_288,TMhelix_289_311,Inside_312_317,TMhelix_318_340,Outside_341_354,TMhelix_355_388,Inside_389_390) has product MSTLLEILATSTKLGLTSFGGPVAHLAYFKNEYIDRKKWLDEKTYADIIALCQFLPGPASSQVGIAIGMLRGGLLGGLFSWFGFTVPSILLLVLFAMLYQSFSLEGAAFIHSLKVVAVAVVLHALIGMGKKLTPDKTRIAIALIAATIMLIFPSSWMQILIIIGAGIVGYILFKNQANSNVNLFSVHISKRAGMISLSILLTTLILLPILTKFTDNPFVQIFDTFFRVGSLVFGGGHVVLPMIEREVVPTGWLTADEFLAGYGMAQAVPGPLFTFSSYIGTMMAGISGAVIATVAIFLPSFLLIIAALPFLNELRKRASFQGILMGVNASVVGILLAAFYDPVFQSSIFDASDFALGAILFALLYFWNVPAWLIVLLGIAGGYIFSFISI; this is encoded by the coding sequence ATGAGCACCTTATTAGAGATTTTAGCAACATCTACGAAGCTAGGACTTACATCTTTTGGGGGTCCTGTTGCCCACTTGGCTTACTTTAAGAATGAATATATTGACCGCAAAAAGTGGCTCGATGAAAAAACGTATGCAGATATTATTGCTCTATGTCAGTTTTTACCTGGTCCTGCCAGTAGCCAAGTTGGAATTGCTATTGGTATGTTACGTGGTGGGCTTTTAGGTGGATTATTTTCTTGGTTTGGCTTCACCGTTCCATCTATCTTACTACTCGTCCTATTTGCCATGCTTTATCAATCATTTTCACTTGAAGGTGCAGCTTTTATCCATAGCTTAAAGGTTGTCGCAGTAGCGGTTGTCTTGCACGCTTTAATTGGAATGGGAAAGAAGCTGACACCTGATAAGACGAGAATAGCTATCGCATTAATAGCGGCAACCATTATGCTCATTTTCCCTTCTAGCTGGATGCAAATATTAATTATTATCGGTGCGGGAATTGTAGGTTATATTTTGTTTAAAAATCAAGCAAATTCAAATGTTAATCTTTTTTCCGTTCATATTTCCAAAAGAGCTGGAATGATTTCCCTAAGTATTTTATTGACCACTTTAATTCTTTTACCAATTTTAACGAAATTTACAGATAATCCGTTTGTTCAAATCTTTGATACCTTTTTCCGAGTCGGCTCGTTAGTGTTTGGCGGCGGTCATGTTGTTTTACCAATGATTGAACGTGAAGTGGTACCAACTGGATGGCTAACAGCTGATGAGTTTTTAGCGGGATATGGAATGGCCCAAGCTGTACCAGGTCCACTTTTTACATTTTCCAGCTATATCGGAACGATGATGGCCGGAATTAGTGGGGCAGTCATTGCAACAGTTGCGATCTTTTTACCATCTTTTCTACTTATAATAGCGGCTTTACCATTTTTAAATGAATTGAGAAAAAGAGCTTCCTTTCAAGGAATACTTATGGGTGTAAATGCAAGTGTGGTCGGCATTTTATTAGCTGCCTTTTATGATCCAGTTTTCCAAAGTTCCATTTTTGATGCTTCTGACTTTGCCTTAGGAGCTATCTTATTTGCTTTGTTGTATTTTTGGAATGTTCCTGCATGGCTAATTGTTCTATTAGGTATAGCGGGTGGATATATATTTAGTTTTATAAGTATTTAA
- a CDS encoding nitric oxide dioxygenase (product_source=KO:K05916; cath_funfam=1.10.490.10,2.40.30.10,3.40.50.80; cog=COG1017,COG1018; ko=KO:K05916; pfam=PF00042,PF00175,PF00970; superfamily=46458,52343,63380), whose amino-acid sequence MLSKRTIQIIKSTAPVLAERGTEITTHFYKRMFSNHPELLNIFNHANQEKGRQPTALANTLYAAASHIDELEKLIPAVKQIGHKHRSLGIKKEHYPIVGENLLAAMKEVLGDAITDEVLKAWEEAYGVIAKVFIDVEQEMYDEVDNKEGGWKDFKPFVVVDKVKESDVITSFYLKPKDDDILPEFLPGQYITVRVKVDGEQYLLNRQYSLSDASGKGYFRISVKREAEPNKPNGKVSNFLHDQINVGDELEISSPAGDFTLDVKKDSPVIFISGGVGVTPMMSMLNAVALENPNRSVAFIHAAKNETVHAFQHEVEELMEKLSNGQTFICYEKPQNMGSGDHIGYISKDVLEKFITDEADYYICGPVPFMQAMIESLQELGVRQESIHYEFFGPALTLEQMKEAVMV is encoded by the coding sequence ATGTTATCGAAAAGAACTATTCAAATTATTAAATCCACCGCTCCTGTATTAGCAGAAAGAGGGACTGAAATTACAACTCACTTTTATAAAAGAATGTTTTCCAACCATCCTGAACTTTTAAATATTTTTAATCATGCTAACCAAGAGAAAGGAAGACAACCAACTGCTTTAGCGAATACACTTTATGCAGCGGCTAGTCATATTGATGAATTAGAAAAACTTATTCCAGCTGTCAAACAAATAGGACATAAGCATCGCAGCTTAGGTATAAAAAAAGAACATTATCCAATTGTAGGAGAAAACCTATTAGCGGCGATGAAAGAAGTGCTTGGAGATGCAATTACAGATGAAGTGTTAAAAGCTTGGGAAGAGGCTTACGGCGTTATTGCCAAAGTATTTATTGATGTTGAACAGGAAATGTATGATGAAGTAGATAACAAAGAAGGCGGATGGAAAGATTTTAAACCATTTGTTGTCGTTGATAAAGTAAAAGAAAGCGATGTCATTACTTCGTTTTATTTAAAACCGAAAGATGATGACATATTACCAGAATTTTTACCAGGCCAATATATTACAGTTAGAGTTAAAGTAGATGGAGAACAATATTTATTAAATCGACAATATAGTTTATCGGATGCATCTGGAAAAGGATATTTTAGAATCTCTGTAAAACGTGAAGCTGAACCGAATAAACCAAATGGAAAAGTATCAAATTTTTTGCATGATCAAATTAATGTAGGAGATGAATTAGAAATTAGTTCACCTGCAGGAGATTTTACATTAGATGTCAAAAAAGATTCACCTGTTATATTCATAAGTGGTGGAGTTGGTGTTACACCAATGATGAGTATGTTGAATGCGGTTGCATTGGAAAATCCAAATCGTTCTGTTGCATTTATTCATGCAGCTAAAAATGAAACGGTTCATGCTTTCCAACATGAAGTGGAGGAACTAATGGAAAAATTATCAAATGGTCAAACGTTTATTTGTTATGAAAAGCCTCAAAATATGGGCAGTGGCGATCATATTGGGTATATTTCAAAAGATGTATTAGAAAAATTTATCACGGATGAAGCGGATTATTATATTTGTGGTCCTGTACCTTTTATGCAAGCTATGATTGAAAGCTTACAAGAACTTGGAGTAAGACAAGAATCTATCCATTACGAATTCTTCGGACCAGCACTTACTTTAGAACAAATGAAAGAAGCCGTTATGGTTTAA
- a CDS encoding rhodanese-related sulfurtransferase (product_source=COG0607; cath_funfam=3.40.250.10; cog=COG0607; superfamily=52821) yields MIYLQFILFAIVFSILYKRYFPVSGVQCIDIKNTQLEKRNVLLDLRDYDVSSKDPIPGAVNIPIAYLKRYSHTIPKKEVHVIAENPLEKNIGIRYLRKKGYKVLGYTLTECTCKKAGSAA; encoded by the coding sequence ATGATTTATTTGCAGTTTATTTTGTTTGCGATTGTATTTAGTATTTTGTATAAACGATATTTCCCTGTTTCAGGAGTTCAATGTATAGATATTAAAAATACTCAACTAGAAAAAAGAAACGTATTACTTGATTTAAGAGACTATGATGTATCATCAAAGGATCCGATTCCGGGAGCGGTTAATATCCCGATAGCCTATTTAAAAAGATATAGTCATACAATTCCAAAGAAGGAAGTCCATGTTATTGCAGAAAATCCATTGGAGAAAAATATTGGCATTCGCTACTTAAGAAAAAAAGGCTATAAAGTATTAGGATATACATTAACAGAGTGTACGTGTAAAAAAGCGGGTAGTGCTGCTTAA
- a CDS encoding DNA-binding PadR family transcriptional regulator (product_source=COG1695; cath_funfam=1.10.10.10; cog=COG1695; pfam=PF03551; superfamily=46785) → MENKILRKLFLGFIQIHILHHANKEPIYGSWMLQELREHSYNISPGTLYPILHNMEVDQLLEKEEVNVNGKIRKYYRITDKGKYVLNEARKKAYELFNEIKE, encoded by the coding sequence TTGGAGAATAAAATTTTACGTAAGTTGTTTTTGGGCTTTATTCAAATTCATATTTTACATCATGCCAATAAAGAACCGATTTATGGATCCTGGATGTTACAAGAATTACGAGAACATAGCTACAATATAAGCCCTGGAACTTTATATCCTATTTTGCACAATATGGAAGTGGATCAGTTATTAGAAAAAGAAGAAGTAAATGTAAATGGGAAGATCAGAAAATATTATCGGATTACCGATAAAGGAAAGTATGTATTAAATGAAGCGCGAAAAAAAGCTTATGAACTTTTTAATGAAATTAAGGAATGA
- a CDS encoding rubrerythrin (product_source=COG1633; cath_funfam=1.20.1260.10; cog=COG1633; pfam=PF02915; superfamily=47240): MYQNGYMYDPFNAYNGYYTRQPQYYKSFQDALRLVKDAIQGEREDELFYDYLISVAQTKEEKNIIQTIRDDERKHNQMFRKIYRDFTGQEVQVQEDVDFQKPKSYLDGIKKALFGELAAMERYRDIRAGLPNRYYRDMVFEILTDELKHADKYNYILIANVMRRMGR; encoded by the coding sequence ATGTATCAAAACGGATATATGTATGATCCTTTCAATGCGTATAACGGCTACTACACTCGCCAGCCCCAATATTATAAATCGTTTCAGGATGCCTTAAGGCTTGTAAAAGATGCAATACAAGGGGAACGAGAAGATGAATTATTTTACGATTATTTAATCTCTGTCGCCCAGACAAAAGAAGAGAAAAACATTATTCAGACCATTCGCGATGACGAGAGAAAGCATAATCAAATGTTTCGAAAAATTTATCGTGATTTTACAGGACAAGAAGTACAAGTACAGGAAGACGTAGACTTTCAAAAACCGAAATCTTATTTAGACGGAATCAAAAAAGCATTGTTCGGCGAATTAGCGGCAATGGAACGGTACCGTGATATCCGTGCGGGCCTTCCAAACCGATATTATCGTGACATGGTTTTTGAAATTTTAACAGATGAATTAAAGCATGCTGATAAATATAACTATATTTTAATTGCCAATGTGATGAGAAGAATGGGGAGATAG